In Candidatus Eremiobacteraceae bacterium, the following are encoded in one genomic region:
- a CDS encoding ABC transporter ATP-binding protein, whose amino-acid sequence MADSGAPLLSTRGLVKEFAGFHAVDGVDLDVPETQTLAIIGPNGAGKTTFFNLLSGFMHPSAGSIEFRGQDITRLGAADVARMGLVRSFQISSIFPHLTVRDNVKVALLSKHPASRRFWAPSSAADELDEPAGALLKQLRLDDQADQLAVALPYGKKRALELAVTLALDPVLLLLDEPTSGLGTEDIDPIIELVREAARGRTVILVEHNMNVVERLAHHVVVLQYGKIICQGPYETVHDDQRVVDAYLGGIDA is encoded by the coding sequence ATGGCTGATAGCGGGGCGCCGCTGCTCTCCACCCGCGGGCTCGTCAAGGAGTTCGCGGGTTTCCATGCGGTCGACGGCGTCGATCTGGACGTTCCCGAGACGCAAACGCTTGCGATCATCGGGCCCAATGGCGCGGGCAAGACGACGTTCTTCAATCTGTTATCAGGGTTCATGCACCCGAGCGCGGGCAGTATCGAATTCCGCGGCCAGGATATCACGCGCCTCGGCGCTGCCGATGTCGCACGTATGGGCCTCGTACGCAGTTTTCAGATCAGCAGCATTTTCCCGCACCTGACCGTGCGCGACAATGTCAAGGTCGCACTGCTCTCCAAACATCCCGCGTCGCGGCGTTTCTGGGCGCCAAGTTCAGCGGCTGACGAATTGGACGAGCCGGCCGGTGCGCTGCTCAAACAACTGCGCCTCGATGATCAGGCAGACCAACTCGCGGTGGCGCTGCCATACGGTAAGAAGCGCGCCCTCGAGCTTGCTGTCACGCTCGCGCTCGACCCGGTATTATTGCTGCTCGACGAGCCCACGAGCGGTCTCGGCACCGAGGACATCGACCCGATCATCGAGCTGGTCCGCGAGGCTGCGCGCGGCCGCACGGTCATCCTCGTTGAGCACAACATGAACGTCGTCGAACGTCTTGCGCACCATGTTGTCGTGCTGCAATACGGCAAGATCATCTGTCAGGGACCGTACGAGACGGTCCACGACGATCAGCGCGTCGTCGATGCGTACTTAGGCGGCATCGATGCTTGA